Proteins from a genomic interval of Azospirillaceae bacterium:
- a CDS encoding multidrug effflux MFS transporter translates to MPDALNNTSTGTPTGTGAAPPVSTPPRDIRFGEFVALIALLMALTALGIDIMLVALPDIARTFAVAEPNDRQLVVTIYMVGFALGQPFHGPLSDRFGRKPVLVAGLLIFAVGAIGAVLAPGFGWLLAARAVQGFGAAAPRVVSIAIVRDRFAGPAMSRVMSFIMMVFIIVPILAPAMGEGILHLGPWPWIFGFLFLTAALVLGWMVLRLPETRPAAARQPLSPGALAATFRMVVTNRTTLGYTVAMGFLFGGLLSYIGSAQQVFVDVYGLGAMFPVVFGAIAAVMAVASLTNAQLVMRLGMRRVSHSALIGYVAACAVMVALGWPAHPPLWGLALFLAAAFFCFGLITPNFNAMAMEPLGRVAGMASSFIGFYTTAAGATFGWLVGQAFDGTVRPLVAGFTVLGVLAWLTVLVADGRFPVGRLLGRPGRG, encoded by the coding sequence ATGCCCGACGCCCTCAACAACACCTCCACCGGCACCCCCACCGGCACCGGGGCGGCTCCGCCCGTGAGCACGCCGCCCCGCGACATCCGCTTCGGCGAGTTCGTGGCGCTCATCGCCCTGCTGATGGCGCTGACCGCCCTGGGCATCGACATCATGCTGGTCGCCCTGCCGGACATCGCGCGCACCTTTGCGGTGGCGGAGCCGAACGACCGGCAGCTCGTCGTCACCATCTACATGGTGGGGTTCGCCCTGGGCCAGCCGTTCCACGGCCCCCTGTCCGACCGGTTCGGGCGCAAGCCGGTGCTGGTCGCCGGCCTGCTGATTTTCGCCGTCGGCGCCATCGGGGCGGTGCTGGCGCCCGGGTTCGGATGGCTGCTGGCCGCCCGCGCGGTGCAGGGGTTCGGGGCGGCGGCACCCCGGGTCGTCTCGATCGCCATCGTGCGCGACCGTTTCGCGGGACCGGCCATGTCCCGGGTCATGTCCTTCATCATGATGGTCTTCATCATCGTGCCGATCCTGGCCCCGGCCATGGGCGAAGGCATCCTGCACCTGGGCCCGTGGCCCTGGATCTTCGGATTCCTGTTCCTGACGGCGGCCCTGGTGTTGGGCTGGATGGTCCTGCGCCTGCCCGAAACGCGCCCCGCCGCGGCCCGGCAGCCGCTGTCCCCGGGCGCCTTGGCCGCGACGTTCCGGATGGTCGTCACCAACCGCACCACGCTGGGCTACACCGTGGCCATGGGCTTCCTGTTCGGCGGGCTGCTCAGCTACATCGGCAGCGCCCAGCAGGTCTTCGTGGACGTCTACGGGCTGGGCGCGATGTTCCCGGTCGTGTTCGGCGCCATTGCCGCGGTAATGGCCGTGGCCTCGCTCACCAATGCGCAGCTGGTGATGCGCCTGGGCATGCGCCGGGTCTCCCATTCCGCGCTGATCGGGTACGTCGCCGCCTGCGCGGTGATGGTCGCCCTGGGCTGGCCCGCGCATCCGCCCCTGTGGGGGCTCGCCCTGTTCCTGGCCGCGGCCTTCTTCTGCTTCGGCCTGATCACGCCGAACTTCAACGCCATGGCGATGGAGCCGCTGGGCCGCGTCGCCGGCATGGCCTCCTCGTTCATCGGCTTCTACACCACCGCCGCCGGCGCCACCTTCGGCTGGCTGGTCGGGCAGGCGTTCGACGGCACCGTGCGCCCGCTCGTCGCCGGCTTCACCGTCCTGGGGGTGCTGGCATGGCTGACCGTGCTGGTGGCGGACGGGCGGTTTCCGGTGGGGCGGCTTTTGGGACGGCCGGGGCGGGGCTGA
- the apaG gene encoding Co2+/Mg2+ efflux protein ApaG has protein sequence MYTQTTNHIRITVRPEYLAAQSSPQERHWFWAYHVRIENQGAETVRLTHRHWRITDATGRVQEVVGVGVVGEQPVLEPGEAFEYTSGCPLSTPSGFMAGSYRMERAGGGAFEAQIPAFSLDSPANAPTRLN, from the coding sequence ATGTACACCCAGACCACGAACCACATCCGGATCACGGTCCGGCCCGAATACTTGGCGGCCCAGTCCTCGCCCCAGGAGCGGCACTGGTTCTGGGCCTATCACGTCCGCATCGAGAACCAGGGCGCGGAGACCGTCCGCCTGACCCACCGCCACTGGCGCATCACCGACGCCACCGGGCGCGTGCAGGAGGTGGTCGGCGTCGGCGTCGTGGGCGAACAGCCGGTCCTGGAACCCGGCGAGGCGTTCGAGTACACGAGCGGCTGCCCGCTTTCGACCCCGTCCGGGTTCATGGCCGGCAGCTACCGCATGGAACGCGCGGGCGGCGGCGCCTTCGAGGCGCAGATCCCGGCCTTCTCGCTGGACAGCCCCGCCAACGCGCCGACCCGGTTGAACTGA
- the acs gene encoding acetate--CoA ligase — MASNLFPVPEAVAKSAWIDADKYERMYAASIEDPAGFWGEQGRRIHWFKPYTQVKDVDFNGDVRIRWYADGTTNACYNCVDRHLPARADQTAILWEGDSPDEHRHVTYAEVHRNVTRLANVLKSRGVRKGDRITIYMPMIPEAAYAMLACARIGAVHSVVFGGFSPDSLKDRILDCGAKVLITTDEGLRGGRKVPLKANADQALKSCPDVDTVIVVRRTGGPVGWTQGRDIWYHEAIEAASEDCPCEEMGAEDPLFILYTSGSTGKPKGVLHTTGGYMVFASMTHQYVFDYHEGEVYWCTADVGWVTGHSYILYGPLANGATTLMFEGVPNYPDSSRFWQVVDKHKVNIFYTAPTAIRALMREGEGPVKKTSRKSLRLLGSVGEPINPEAWLWYHNVVGDGRCPIVDTWWQTETGGILITPLPGAIPAKPGSATKPFFGVRPVIVDNDGTVLEGEAEGNLCIADSWPGQMRTVFGDHPRFVQTYFSTFPGKYFTGDGCRRDADGYYWITGRVDDVLNVSGHRLGTAEVESALVAHPKVAEAAVVGYPHDIKGQGIYAYVTLNAGEPQSEELRKELVAWVRKEIGPIATPDLIQWAPNLPKTRSGKIMRRILRKIAANEYESLGDTSTLADPGVVTDLVENRMNRGG, encoded by the coding sequence ATGGCCAGCAACCTGTTTCCGGTGCCCGAAGCGGTCGCCAAGTCCGCCTGGATCGACGCGGACAAGTACGAGCGGATGTACGCCGCCTCGATCGAGGACCCGGCCGGGTTCTGGGGCGAGCAGGGGCGCCGCATCCACTGGTTCAAGCCGTACACCCAGGTGAAGGACGTCGATTTCAACGGCGACGTGCGCATCCGCTGGTACGCCGACGGCACCACCAACGCCTGCTACAACTGCGTGGACCGGCACCTGCCCGCCCGCGCCGACCAGACCGCCATCCTGTGGGAAGGCGACAGCCCGGACGAGCACAGGCACGTCACCTACGCCGAGGTGCACCGCAACGTCACGCGGCTGGCGAACGTGCTGAAGTCGCGCGGCGTGCGGAAGGGCGACCGGATCACGATCTACATGCCCATGATCCCCGAGGCCGCGTACGCCATGCTGGCCTGCGCGCGGATCGGGGCCGTCCACTCGGTGGTGTTCGGCGGATTTTCGCCGGACAGCCTGAAGGACCGCATCCTCGACTGCGGGGCGAAGGTCCTGATCACCACCGACGAGGGTCTGCGCGGCGGGCGCAAGGTGCCGTTGAAGGCCAACGCCGACCAGGCGCTGAAATCCTGCCCGGACGTCGACACGGTCATCGTGGTGCGCCGCACCGGCGGCCCGGTCGGTTGGACCCAGGGCCGCGACATCTGGTACCACGAGGCGATCGAGGCCGCGTCCGAAGACTGCCCGTGCGAGGAGATGGGGGCCGAGGATCCCCTGTTCATCCTCTACACCTCGGGCTCGACCGGCAAGCCCAAGGGCGTGCTGCACACGACCGGCGGCTACATGGTCTTCGCGTCCATGACCCACCAGTACGTCTTCGACTACCACGAGGGCGAGGTCTACTGGTGCACGGCCGACGTCGGCTGGGTCACCGGCCACAGCTACATCCTGTATGGCCCGCTGGCCAACGGCGCCACCACGCTGATGTTCGAGGGCGTGCCCAACTACCCGGATAGCTCGCGCTTCTGGCAGGTGGTGGACAAGCACAAGGTCAACATCTTCTACACCGCCCCCACCGCCATCCGCGCCCTGATGCGCGAGGGCGAAGGGCCGGTGAAGAAGACCAGCCGCAAGAGCCTGCGCCTGCTGGGCTCGGTGGGCGAGCCGATCAATCCCGAAGCCTGGCTCTGGTACCACAACGTGGTCGGGGACGGGCGCTGCCCCATCGTCGACACCTGGTGGCAGACCGAGACGGGCGGCATCCTGATCACGCCGCTGCCGGGCGCCATCCCGGCCAAGCCGGGTTCGGCCACCAAGCCGTTCTTCGGCGTGCGGCCGGTGATCGTCGACAACGACGGCACGGTGCTGGAGGGCGAGGCCGAGGGCAACCTGTGCATCGCCGACAGTTGGCCGGGCCAGATGCGCACCGTGTTCGGCGACCACCCGCGCTTCGTGCAGACCTATTTCTCGACGTTCCCGGGCAAGTACTTCACCGGCGACGGCTGCCGCCGCGACGCCGACGGCTACTATTGGATCACCGGCCGGGTGGACGACGTCCTCAACGTGTCGGGCCACCGCCTGGGCACGGCCGAGGTGGAAAGCGCGCTGGTCGCCCACCCCAAGGTCGCCGAGGCCGCCGTCGTGGGCTATCCGCACGACATCAAGGGCCAGGGCATCTACGCCTACGTCACGCTGAACGCCGGCGAGCCCCAGAGCGAGGAGCTGCGCAAGGAGCTGGTGGCCTGGGTGCGCAAGGAGATCGGGCCGATCGCCACCCCGGACCTGATCCAGTGGGCGCCGAACCTGCCCAAGACCCGGTCGGGCAAGATCATGCGCCGCATCCTGCGCAAGATCGCCGCCAACGAGTACGAAAGCCTGGGCGACACCTCGACCCTGGCCGACCCCGGCGTGGTGACCGATCTGGTCGAGAACCGGATGAACCGGGGCGGATAA
- a CDS encoding NUDIX hydrolase has translation MPGRQCAALPVRGSGEAIEVLLVTSRDTGRWVLPKGWVEKGWAPPDMAAREAFEEAGVEGRIRSAPIGSYTYDKRLPKNRIRVCKVHVFVLEVERELDAWPEMDQRQRRWMTPGQAAYLVAEGGLVDLLLRIAADPGHVLDAA, from the coding sequence ATGCCGGGCCGCCAGTGCGCCGCGCTTCCCGTCCGCGGAAGCGGCGAAGCCATCGAGGTTCTGCTTGTCACATCCCGCGACACGGGCCGTTGGGTGTTGCCCAAGGGCTGGGTCGAAAAGGGCTGGGCGCCGCCCGACATGGCCGCGCGCGAGGCGTTCGAGGAGGCCGGCGTGGAAGGCCGGATCCGGTCCGCGCCGATCGGGTCCTACACCTATGACAAGCGGCTCCCGAAGAACCGCATCCGCGTCTGCAAGGTCCATGTCTTCGTGCTGGAGGTCGAGCGCGAGCTGGATGCCTGGCCGGAGATGGACCAGCGCCAGCGGCGCTGGATGACCCCCGGCCAAGCGGCGTATCTGGTGGCCGAGGGCGGGCTTGTGGATCTGCTTCTGCGCATCGCCGCCGACCCCGGGCACGTCCTCGACGCCGCGTGA